One region of Spiroplasma culicicola AES-1 genomic DNA includes:
- the uvrA gene encoding excinuclease ABC subunit UvrA, which produces MSINKITVKGAREHNLKNVDIELPKNKLIVFTGLSGSGKSSLAFNTIYAEGERRYIESLSSFSRQFLKSVEKPDVDEIEGLSPAISIDQKTTSHNPRSTVGTTTEIHDHLRLLYANIGTPYCINGHGIIKSQSLKEIIKTIKVETQEEEQIYILAPVVRDKKGTHKDLFLRLKKEGFIRVQVNGEIQNLEDEIELEQNKRHNIDIVVDRIIYKAEDEDLQSRLYSAIEIGLTYSNGLIKIYYPKRDGFTRLYSTKYSCNICGFIIPNLEPNLFSFNKKNGACDTCAGLGVNLEADPSLLIPDPKLSIRGGGILYYKNLVDSQNIEWQKFKILCDYYLIDLNQPISALKQKQLDMVLWGSDEPIEIKIETSSGNVLNSFDYIEGVGSLIERRFVETKSEDNRKYYGKFMTSKICKTCEGKRLNPTALSVKINDLSIADFVELTIEDELEFLLNLKLTEQEEKIASLVLNQLLSRISFLNEVGLNYLTLSRSATTLSGGESQRIRLAKQLGSKLSGVLYVLDEPSIGLHQRDNDKLIATLKKLRDLGNTLIVVEHDEDTMKESDWIVDIGPGAGINGGEIVAQGTYDEIIAHPTSLTGKYLSKQLSIPVPKKRRGGNGKKLEIVSASENNLKDINVTIPLGKFITITGVSGSGKSTLVEEIIYKGLRKELAQELISPGKYKQIKGFENIDKIIYVSQDPIGKTPRSNPATYTSVFDDIRDLFAEIPESKIRGYKKGRFSFNVPGGRCDACQGDGVVRVDMQFLGFVEVVCEVCEGKRYNDETLQVKYKSKNIWDVLSMTVDEACEFFANIPKVKEKLDTIQAVGLGYIKLGQNATTLSGGEAQRVKLSTFLAKRSTGKTLFLLDEPTTGLHIDDVKRLIEVLNILVEQGNTVLTIEHNLDFIKVSDYLIDLGPEGGAGGGQVLATGTPEQVVQVSTSYTAKYLKEYLND; this is translated from the coding sequence ATGAGTATAAATAAAATAACAGTTAAAGGTGCAAGAGAACATAATTTAAAAAATGTTGATATTGAATTACCTAAAAATAAATTGATTGTATTTACAGGATTATCTGGAAGTGGAAAATCTTCATTAGCTTTTAATACAATTTATGCAGAAGGAGAAAGAAGATATATTGAATCTCTTTCTTCATTTTCTCGTCAGTTTTTAAAGTCAGTTGAAAAACCAGATGTTGATGAAATTGAAGGATTGAGTCCAGCAATTTCAATTGATCAAAAAACTACAAGTCACAATCCACGTTCAACTGTAGGGACAACAACTGAAATTCACGACCACTTGCGTTTATTATATGCCAATATTGGAACTCCATATTGTATTAATGGTCATGGAATTATTAAGTCACAATCTTTAAAAGAAATTATTAAAACAATTAAAGTTGAAACTCAAGAAGAAGAACAAATTTATATTTTAGCTCCAGTTGTGAGAGATAAAAAAGGAACACATAAAGATTTATTTTTAAGATTAAAAAAAGAAGGATTTATTCGTGTTCAAGTTAATGGAGAAATTCAAAATCTAGAAGATGAAATTGAATTAGAACAAAACAAAAGACACAATATTGATATTGTAGTTGATCGAATTATTTATAAAGCAGAAGATGAAGATTTACAATCAAGACTTTATTCTGCAATTGAAATTGGTTTAACTTATTCAAATGGTTTAATAAAAATTTATTATCCAAAACGAGATGGCTTTACTAGATTATATTCAACAAAATATTCATGTAATATTTGTGGATTTATAATTCCAAATTTAGAACCAAACTTATTTTCATTTAATAAAAAAAATGGTGCTTGTGATACTTGTGCTGGTCTTGGTGTTAACTTAGAAGCAGATCCAAGTTTATTAATTCCAGATCCAAAACTTTCAATTAGAGGTGGAGGAATTTTATATTATAAAAATTTAGTTGATTCACAAAATATTGAATGACAAAAATTTAAAATTTTATGTGATTATTATTTAATTGATTTAAATCAACCAATCTCTGCACTAAAACAAAAACAACTTGATATGGTTTTATGAGGTAGTGATGAACCAATCGAAATTAAAATTGAAACATCAAGTGGTAATGTTTTAAATTCATTTGATTACATTGAAGGAGTTGGGAGTTTAATTGAAAGAAGATTTGTAGAAACTAAATCTGAAGACAATAGAAAATATTATGGTAAGTTTATGACTTCAAAAATTTGTAAAACTTGTGAAGGAAAAAGATTAAATCCAACAGCTTTAAGTGTCAAAATAAATGATTTAAGTATTGCCGATTTTGTTGAATTAACAATTGAAGATGAATTAGAATTTTTATTAAACTTAAAGTTAACAGAACAAGAAGAAAAAATTGCTTCATTAGTTTTGAATCAATTACTTTCAAGAATTAGTTTCTTAAATGAAGTTGGTTTAAATTATTTAACACTTTCAAGAAGCGCAACAACTTTATCTGGAGGAGAATCACAAAGAATTCGTTTGGCAAAACAATTGGGATCAAAACTTTCTGGAGTACTTTATGTTTTAGATGAACCTTCAATTGGATTACATCAAAGAGACAATGATAAATTAATTGCAACTCTAAAAAAATTACGAGATTTAGGAAACACATTAATTGTTGTTGAACATGATGAAGATACTATGAAAGAATCAGATTGAATTGTTGACATTGGTCCTGGTGCTGGAATTAATGGTGGAGAAATTGTTGCTCAAGGAACTTATGATGAGATCATTGCACATCCAACTTCATTAACAGGAAAATATTTATCAAAACAATTATCAATTCCTGTTCCCAAAAAAAGACGTGGGGGAAATGGTAAGAAGTTAGAAATTGTTAGTGCAAGTGAAAATAACTTAAAAGATATTAATGTAACAATTCCTTTAGGAAAATTTATTACAATCACAGGAGTTAGTGGTAGTGGAAAATCAACCCTAGTTGAAGAAATTATTTATAAAGGATTAAGAAAAGAATTAGCACAAGAATTAATTAGTCCAGGTAAATATAAACAAATTAAAGGATTTGAAAACATTGATAAAATTATTTATGTTTCTCAAGATCCAATTGGAAAAACTCCAAGATCTAATCCAGCAACTTATACTTCTGTATTTGATGACATAAGAGATTTATTTGCAGAAATTCCTGAATCAAAAATTCGTGGATATAAAAAAGGAAGATTTAGTTTTAATGTTCCTGGTGGAAGATGTGATGCATGTCAAGGTGATGGAGTTGTACGTGTTGATATGCAATTCTTAGGTTTTGTTGAAGTAGTTTGTGAAGTTTGTGAAGGTAAAAGATATAATGATGAAACTTTACAAGTTAAATATAAATCAAAAAACATTTGAGATGTTTTAAGTATGACAGTTGATGAAGCTTGTGAATTCTTTGCCAACATTCCAAAGGTAAAAGAAAAGTTAGATACTATTCAAGCAGTTGGTTTAGGATATATTAAGTTAGGACAAAACGCAACAACTTTATCTGGAGGAGAAGCACAACGTGTTAAGCTTTCAACATTTTTAGCAAAACGATCAACAGGAAAAACTTTATTTTTATTAGATGAACCAACAACTGGTTTACATATTGATGATGTTAAAAGATTAATTGAAGTTTTAAATATTTTAGTTGAACAAGGAAATACAGTTTTAACAATTGAACATAATTTAGATTTCATTAAAGTATCAGATTATTTAATTGATCTAGGACCAGAAGGTGGAGCTGGAGGAGGGCAAGTACTTGCAACAGGAACTCCTGAGCAAGTGGTACAAGTTTCAACAAGTTATACTGCAAAATATTTGAAAGAATATTTAAATGATTAG
- a CDS encoding bifunctional folylpolyglutamate synthase/dihydrofolate synthase, producing MISVNEIIIDTNLLFKRQYNLKKLLVDQGNPQNNFQVINIVGTNGKGSTSNYIYKNLNKKYQNYGLFISPAFLYHNERVQVNGKWIDDETLLKIIEDNKELFLKYELTFFEIWTYIAIIYFNLKKIEIAVIEAGIGGVKDSTNLFENQILVGLTSIGYDHTEILGESIDSIIENKVKIVKKDNPLFTIEKNLKYKKIIEQYCKNKIIYCSSVATETGYQKYNKGLAKAILNYLEIDFDLNTEAPLGRKTILRTNPSLIIDGCHNLDGVEELINSIENISEYKILFATSNHKNYQEMIDYIKQYNDQIYICEFDHFKTWSIENVKYENKVNDWKQWLTENKDSKILVCGSLYFIPLVYHWLQGE from the coding sequence ATGATTAGTGTAAATGAAATTATTATTGATACCAATTTATTATTTAAACGTCAATATAATTTAAAAAAACTTTTAGTTGACCAAGGCAATCCTCAAAATAATTTCCAAGTCATTAATATTGTGGGAACTAATGGAAAAGGTTCGACATCAAATTATATTTATAAAAATTTAAATAAAAAATATCAAAACTATGGATTATTTATTTCACCAGCTTTTTTATATCATAATGAGCGTGTCCAAGTAAATGGAAAGTGAATTGATGATGAAACACTTTTAAAAATTATTGAAGATAATAAAGAATTATTTTTAAAATATGAATTAACTTTCTTTGAAATTTGAACTTACATTGCAATTATATATTTTAATTTAAAAAAAATTGAGATTGCAGTTATTGAAGCTGGAATTGGGGGAGTTAAAGATTCAACTAATTTATTTGAAAATCAAATCTTAGTTGGTCTAACTTCAATTGGCTATGATCATACAGAAATTTTAGGAGAAAGTATTGATTCAATTATTGAAAATAAAGTAAAAATTGTAAAAAAAGATAATCCATTGTTTACAATTGAAAAAAATTTAAAGTATAAAAAAATAATTGAGCAATATTGTAAAAATAAAATTATTTATTGTTCAAGTGTTGCAACTGAAACTGGCTATCAAAAATATAATAAAGGACTTGCAAAAGCAATTTTAAATTATTTAGAGATTGATTTTGATTTAAACACTGAAGCGCCATTAGGAAGAAAAACAATTTTAAGAACTAATCCTTCTTTAATAATTGATGGATGTCACAATCTTGATGGAGTTGAGGAATTAATTAATTCAATTGAAAATATATCAGAGTACAAAATTTTATTTGCAACAAGTAATCACAAAAATTATCAAGAAATGATTGATTATATTAAACAATATAATGATCAAATTTATATTTGTGAATTTGATCATTTCAAAACATGGTCAATTGAAAATGTTAAATATGAAAATAAAGTTAATGATTGAAAACAATGATTAACTGAAAATAAAGATAGTAAAATATTGGTGTGTGGAAGTTTATACTTTATCCCATTAGTCTATCATTGACTCCAAGGAGAATAA
- a CDS encoding folate family ECF transporter S component, producing MNWYLITNIAAVILTIVVLLIALAMEDFSFKKISLKHLTVISTFGAVSVVLTNIVGYSIPILGSIRLAFGDWIIFMLGMMFGPLCGVISAISIDTLGSVIPNSFGYHAGYMFNKTILGLFGSLVYFSKSNNRLLLKIIILYSIAYIFQSLLFNQIWMMSWKGQAAWFDFVAKIIKLPVVLPIYITVTYATFRTMLPLLNRWTNVEQIWCFRHKQFNNLQTNI from the coding sequence ATGAATTGATATTTAATTACAAATATAGCCGCAGTTATTTTAACAATTGTAGTTTTGCTAATTGCTTTAGCAATGGAAGACTTTTCTTTTAAAAAAATAAGTTTAAAGCATTTGACTGTCATTTCAACATTTGGAGCTGTTAGTGTAGTATTAACAAATATTGTTGGATATTCAATTCCGATTTTGGGAAGTATTCGTTTAGCATTTGGAGATTGAATCATTTTCATGTTGGGAATGATGTTTGGTCCATTATGTGGAGTCATTAGTGCTATTTCAATTGACACTTTAGGAAGTGTCATTCCCAATTCATTTGGATATCATGCAGGATATATGTTTAATAAAACTATTTTAGGATTATTTGGATCATTAGTTTATTTTTCAAAATCAAATAATAGATTATTATTAAAAATAATTATTTTATATTCAATTGCCTATATTTTTCAAAGTTTATTATTCAACCAAATTTGAATGATGTCTTGAAAAGGACAAGCTGCATGATTTGATTTTGTTGCCAAAATTATTAAATTACCAGTAGTATTACCAATTTATATTACTGTTACTTATGCAACTTTTAGAACAATGTTACCTTTATTGAATCGTTGAACAAATGTTGAACAAATATGATGTTTTAGACATAAACAATTTAATAATCTTCAAACCAACATATAA
- the hprK gene encoding HPr(Ser) kinase/phosphatase: MKKLTVEKIKNKFALNILSGFQSLDNIIEVYGLNRAGLELTGYYEDGQKSHRLILMSTKEYNYIMNYDEEERKKRYKNLLSKNIPAVIVTEKFIDKIFFEVGKELDFPILQTNYESTSDFTKDVLDLMDDYFAPSTEMHASFMNIFGKGVIIIGESGIGKSELAMDLVKSNHLFVGDDRIVVAKKSGQLYGRSHEILKNLVEVRGIGIIDIAKTNGYKVIMDESTIDMVIELSIFKKNGVDDSDRLGQGFNTYSILGTEVPYMKIPVSSGRNIQNIIETAVSKLKIIQSGLYKDDATLLTERAMEFSDD, translated from the coding sequence ATGAAAAAATTAACAGTTGAAAAAATAAAAAATAAATTTGCTTTAAATATTTTGTCTGGTTTTCAAAGCTTGGATAATATAATTGAAGTTTATGGACTAAATAGAGCTGGTCTTGAATTGACAGGATATTATGAAGATGGTCAAAAATCTCATAGACTAATCTTAATGTCAACAAAAGAATATAACTACATCATGAACTATGATGAAGAAGAAAGAAAAAAGAGATATAAAAATTTACTTTCAAAAAACATACCAGCTGTTATTGTAACTGAAAAGTTTATTGATAAAATTTTTTTTGAAGTTGGAAAAGAATTAGACTTTCCAATTTTACAAACCAACTATGAATCTACAAGTGACTTTACAAAAGATGTACTTGATTTAATGGATGATTACTTTGCACCAAGTACAGAAATGCACGCTTCATTTATGAATATATTTGGTAAGGGAGTAATTATTATTGGAGAATCAGGTATTGGTAAATCAGAATTAGCAATGGATCTTGTAAAATCAAACCACTTATTTGTGGGAGATGATCGTATTGTAGTTGCTAAAAAATCTGGTCAACTTTATGGAAGAAGTCACGAGATTCTAAAAAACTTAGTTGAAGTTAGAGGGATTGGAATTATTGATATTGCCAAAACTAATGGATATAAAGTTATTATGGATGAATCAACAATTGACATGGTAATTGAATTGTCAATTTTTAAGAAAAATGGTGTTGATGACTCAGACAGACTAGGACAAGGTTTTAATACTTATTCAATTTTGGGAACAGAAGTTCCATATATGAAAATTCCTGTGTCGTCTGGACGAAATATTCAAAATATTATTGAAACAGCTGTTTCAAAATTAAAAATAATTCAAAGTGGATTATATAAAGATGATGCAACTTTATTAACAGAGAGAGCGATGGAGTTCAGCGATGATTAA
- a CDS encoding prolipoprotein diacylglyceryl transferase family protein, with translation MINFLATDNPIYDAEADWLSFMYPILLTIGAFLVIAASTTQLVMRKIPLKDFMNAIYIVIPLGVLGGSIFGKLGTGVPFYEIFYIWEPGMSFFGAFVAGFAGGFAWLWSRKGNTKISIWTYADCIVPNVLLGQSIGRWGNLFNHEIMGKATDIEKWKWLPDWMWQRFFYYIDPSNPYDQNGNPIFIPLEYREPLFLYESIATLMAWVLIVFIIPLIFKAISKKPWQIAPLTFPVNKAIAFDDIQNLTTYIEIYYKSVESANGEELYYMSKRQAWLKAYFAYEADLKQAEILQEQIDLHKQSWEKNKEKYLSSKYKLNEKIELLNTKLKKEQIDKKQYKQEIKILKSEFKQATASLIKNKSRFTNWLTLDSSELYKLNNPQNYKVMHSGVMASTYFVIYCIIRIILDSFRSNYELAFKWSPVMNYISISLMLLLGILILICAQWIAPKKWREEGWLYEKSY, from the coding sequence ATGATTAATTTTTTAGCAACAGATAATCCAATCTATGATGCTGAAGCTGATTGATTAAGTTTTATGTATCCAATTCTTTTAACAATTGGAGCATTTTTAGTAATTGCAGCTTCAACAACTCAATTGGTAATGCGCAAAATTCCTTTAAAAGATTTTATGAATGCAATTTATATTGTTATTCCCTTAGGAGTTTTGGGTGGATCTATCTTTGGTAAATTGGGAACGGGAGTTCCTTTTTATGAAATATTTTATATTTGAGAACCAGGAATGAGTTTCTTTGGTGCTTTTGTAGCTGGTTTTGCTGGGGGATTTGCTTGATTGTGATCTCGTAAAGGCAATACTAAAATTTCAATTTGAACTTATGCAGATTGTATTGTTCCAAATGTTTTATTAGGACAATCAATTGGTAGATGAGGAAACTTGTTTAATCACGAAATTATGGGAAAAGCAACTGATATTGAAAAATGAAAGTGATTACCTGATTGAATGTGACAAAGATTTTTCTATTATATTGATCCATCAAATCCATATGATCAAAATGGTAATCCTATTTTTATTCCATTAGAATATCGTGAACCATTATTTTTATATGAATCAATTGCTACTTTAATGGCTTGAGTTTTAATTGTTTTTATTATTCCACTTATTTTTAAAGCAATTAGTAAAAAACCATGACAAATTGCACCATTAACATTTCCAGTTAATAAAGCAATCGCATTTGATGATATTCAAAATTTAACAACTTATATTGAAATTTATTATAAATCAGTTGAATCAGCTAATGGTGAAGAACTTTATTATATGTCAAAAAGACAAGCATGATTAAAAGCGTATTTTGCTTATGAAGCTGATTTAAAACAAGCAGAAATTTTACAAGAGCAGATTGATTTACATAAACAATCATGGGAAAAAAATAAGGAAAAATATTTGAGTTCTAAATATAAATTAAATGAAAAAATTGAACTATTAAACACAAAATTAAAGAAAGAGCAGATTGATAAAAAACAATATAAACAAGAAATAAAAATATTAAAATCGGAATTTAAACAGGCAACTGCAAGTTTAATTAAAAATAAATCAAGATTTACAAATTGGTTAACTTTAGATTCTAGTGAATTGTATAAATTGAATAATCCTCAAAATTATAAAGTGATGCATTCTGGTGTAATGGCTTCAACTTACTTTGTAATTTATTGTATTATTAGAATAATACTTGATTCATTTAGAAGCAATTATGAATTAGCTTTTAAATGAAGTCCAGTTATGAATTACATTTCAATCTCTTTAATGTTATTATTAGGAATATTGATTTTAATCTGTGCTCAATGAATAGCACCAAAAAAATGGAGAGAAGAAGGTTGACTATATGAAAAATCATATTAA
- the trxB gene encoding thioredoxin-disulfide reductase: MKNHIKTDYDLIIAGAGPAGLTASIYAGRAGLNVLILEKEAPGGKVIKTGEIENYPGFTMINGPDLAMKFYEQAMAMGANLEYSGLKEFKKDEVFYVSLENGKEVTSKALIIATGTKENLLGVPGEIELYGKGVSYCAVCDGSFYKEMPVAVVGGGYSAVEEAIFLTRFASKVYLVHRRQDFRVDHKTLNKAKNNEKIEFILDTVVEKINGSNKVESIDIKNTNDNSTQNIKVDAIFPFIGQYPITHFIKQAEILNDEKHIKADENMKTAIEGLFTAGDVRNTPFRQIATAVADGALAGQNAVTYIENLE, translated from the coding sequence ATGAAAAATCATATTAAGACAGATTATGATTTAATCATTGCTGGAGCAGGTCCAGCAGGCTTAACTGCATCAATTTATGCAGGAAGAGCTGGATTAAATGTATTAATTTTAGAAAAAGAAGCACCTGGAGGGAAAGTCATAAAAACAGGAGAAATTGAAAATTATCCTGGGTTTACAATGATTAATGGTCCAGATTTAGCAATGAAGTTTTATGAACAAGCAATGGCAATGGGAGCAAATCTTGAATATTCTGGTTTAAAAGAATTTAAAAAAGATGAAGTATTCTATGTATCTTTAGAAAACGGAAAAGAAGTTACAAGTAAGGCTTTAATAATTGCAACAGGAACAAAAGAAAATTTATTAGGTGTTCCTGGGGAAATTGAATTATATGGAAAAGGAGTATCTTACTGTGCTGTTTGTGATGGAAGTTTCTACAAAGAAATGCCTGTTGCAGTAGTTGGAGGAGGTTATTCTGCTGTTGAAGAGGCAATCTTTTTAACAAGATTTGCTTCAAAAGTATATTTAGTTCACAGAAGACAAGACTTTAGAGTTGATCACAAGACTTTAAACAAAGCAAAAAACAATGAAAAAATTGAATTTATTTTAGATACAGTTGTTGAAAAAATCAATGGAAGCAATAAAGTTGAAAGCATTGATATTAAAAACACAAATGATAATTCAACACAAAACATTAAAGTTGATGCTATTTTCCCATTTATTGGACAATATCCAATTACTCATTTTATTAAGCAAGCAGAAATTTTAAATGATGAAAAACATATTAAAGCTGATGAAAATATGAAAACTGCAATTGAAGGATTATTCACAGCTGGAGATGTTAGAAATACACCATTTAGACAAATTGCAACAGCTGTTGCTGATGGAGCTTTAGCAGGGCAAAATGCAGTTACATACATTGAAAACCTTGAATAA
- a CDS encoding prolipoprotein diacylglyceryl transferase, with the protein MEEWQGSWFSQPSGIWSVDSEWGFIHIYALTMTLGVLVAIAMAAIQFKRKGINTNDLLITAIVAVPMGLFGGSFFGKLNAQGVGSNAGGVGFWGLFAFWEPGMSIHGALLFGAFSGILIVYIIGRKTRVSTYVYMDCILPNILISQAIGRWGNFFNHEIVGKPLGLYNDSSVASWMPAWLRDNLTFRYTGGGPSTLNGVEMINGENYVMTPLFLIESITFLVAWIIIVFIIPGFGRWISKKPWKINSQEFSFSWKYSWKRAFFGQKEEGQQTYFEVWDKAYYKNKNEQSIEAYKQEYKNINEDNYLKRKWKQGVLLEKSNNPEGYTIIKAGVQAGMYFFFWNLIRFSLELVRPIDHLFLNNLPMASYVLVGLTMVFGLGLAILCQFVTPYLFRKPGFLFEKQYFYTEEVIDQIIKTNNPSGDKPKVEKNSIDKKALKEQKAKEKLDKILNKNK; encoded by the coding sequence ATGGAAGAGTGACAAGGAAGTTGGTTTAGTCAGCCAAGTGGTATTTGAAGTGTTGATAGTGAATGAGGTTTTATTCATATATATGCTTTAACAATGACATTAGGTGTGCTTGTTGCAATCGCAATGGCAGCTATCCAATTTAAAAGAAAAGGAATTAATACAAATGATCTTTTAATAACAGCGATTGTTGCTGTACCAATGGGATTATTTGGAGGAAGTTTCTTTGGTAAATTAAATGCCCAAGGTGTTGGTTCAAATGCTGGTGGTGTTGGTTTTTGAGGCTTATTTGCATTCTGAGAACCAGGAATGTCAATTCACGGAGCATTATTATTTGGTGCATTTAGTGGAATTCTAATTGTTTATATTATTGGAAGAAAAACAAGAGTAAGTACATATGTTTATATGGACTGCATTTTGCCAAATATTTTAATAAGTCAAGCAATTGGAAGATGAGGAAATTTCTTTAATCATGAAATTGTTGGAAAACCATTAGGTCTTTATAATGATTCAAGTGTTGCAAGTTGAATGCCAGCTTGATTAAGAGATAATTTGACTTTTAGATATACTGGTGGGGGACCTTCAACTTTAAATGGTGTTGAGATGATTAATGGAGAAAACTATGTAATGACTCCTTTATTCTTAATTGAATCAATAACATTTTTAGTTGCATGAATTATAATAGTTTTTATTATTCCAGGATTTGGAAGATGAATTAGTAAAAAACCATGAAAAATTAATTCACAAGAATTTAGTTTTTCATGAAAATACTCATGAAAACGTGCTTTTTTTGGGCAAAAAGAAGAAGGCCAACAAACTTATTTTGAAGTTTGAGACAAAGCATACTATAAAAATAAAAATGAACAATCAATTGAAGCTTATAAACAAGAGTATAAAAATATAAATGAAGATAATTATTTAAAACGTAAATGAAAACAAGGAGTCTTGTTAGAAAAATCAAATAATCCAGAAGGATATACAATTATTAAAGCTGGTGTTCAAGCTGGAATGTATTTCTTCTTTTGAAATCTAATTCGATTCTCATTAGAATTAGTTAGACCAATTGATCATTTATTCTTGAATAATTTACCAATGGCATCATATGTACTTGTAGGATTAACAATGGTATTTGGATTGGGATTAGCTATTTTATGTCAATTTGTAACACCATATTTATTTAGAAAACCAGGTTTCTTATTTGAAAAACAATATTTCTATACAGAAGAAGTTATTGATCAAATTATTAAAACTAATAACCCAAGTGGAGATAAACCAAAAGTTGAGAAAAATTCAATTGATAAAAAAGCATTAAAAGAACAGAAAGCAAAAGAAAAACTAGATAAGATTTTAAACAAAAATAAATAG
- the whiA gene encoding DNA-binding protein WhiA — translation MSFAREVKEEILTHTFTQDQTIALLSGFIKYNGELIYTNHGACLRLASSSNNVIRRLFSLIKTIYSGNIEISIIQTQKLKKNKVYELLLTDNVIEFLTKYSIYDIAKNDKIIEINLSGDLNQSLVRAYISGVFIAIGSVNSPETTNYHLEFQTKELESANYLKEILEQYDFHFKVIAKRSKYICYIKKSLAVSDFLKFVDAPIAVMNFENTRINRDFSNNVNRMINIDIYNQQKTLFTGTKQINQINLIKQKNLFSELSEKAQMLANIRQNNPEASFSELEIMMNEKGIAITKSGISNLFKIISKLAESIGG, via the coding sequence ATGTCGTTTGCAAGAGAAGTCAAAGAAGAAATTTTAACTCATACATTTACACAAGACCAGACGATAGCCTTATTGTCTGGTTTTATTAAGTATAATGGAGAATTAATTTACACCAATCATGGTGCTTGTTTGCGTTTGGCTTCATCTTCAAACAATGTAATTAGAAGATTGTTTAGTTTGATAAAAACAATTTATTCAGGTAATATTGAAATTTCGATTATTCAAACTCAAAAATTAAAAAAGAATAAAGTTTATGAATTATTATTAACAGATAATGTTATTGAATTTTTAACTAAATATTCTATATATGACATAGCTAAAAATGATAAAATAATAGAGATTAATTTAAGTGGGGATTTAAATCAAAGTCTAGTTAGAGCATATATTTCTGGTGTATTTATTGCAATTGGGAGTGTTAATTCACCAGAAACAACTAATTATCATCTAGAGTTTCAGACAAAAGAGTTAGAGTCTGCAAACTATTTAAAAGAAATCTTGGAACAATATGATTTCCATTTTAAAGTAATCGCTAAAAGAAGTAAGTATATTTGTTATATTAAAAAATCGTTAGCAGTCTCTGATTTTTTAAAGTTTGTAGATGCTCCAATAGCAGTAATGAACTTTGAAAATACAAGAATCAATCGAGACTTTAGTAATAATGTTAATAGAATGATAAATATTGATATTTATAATCAGCAAAAAACATTATTTACAGGAACAAAGCAAATAAATCAGATAAATCTTATTAAGCAAAAAAATCTTTTTAGTGAATTATCTGAAAAAGCGCAAATGTTAGCGAATATTCGTCAAAATAATCCTGAGGCATCATTTTCTGAATTAGAAATCATGATGAATGAAAAAGGGATTGCCATCACTAAGTCGGGAATAAGTAATTTATTTAAAATTATTTCAAAATTGGCAGAAAGCATTGGTGGATAA
- a CDS encoding helix-turn-helix domain-containing protein, translated as MKKNDVVAIFSQNMKEFRVKAGLTQEELSFRAGLHRNYISDTERGRRNVSLKAVEKIAEGLGVEVCELFKHNE; from the coding sequence ATGAAAAAAAACGATGTAGTAGCTATTTTTAGTCAAAATATGAAAGAATTTAGAGTGAAAGCGGGTTTAACGCAAGAAGAACTTAGTTTTAGAGCAGGACTACACCGTAATTACATTTCAGACACTGAGCGTGGGAGAAGAAATGTTTCCCTAAAAGCTGTTGAAAAAATAGCTGAAGGGTTGGGAGTAGAGGTTTGTGAACTCTTTAAACATAATGAATAA